Genomic segment of Benincasa hispida cultivar B227 chromosome 1, ASM972705v1, whole genome shotgun sequence:
TTTGAAATAGTAACTATAAGAGGGAAATCAAATCAATGGCATCATCTGGGTTTTTGTTAATCTGTATGCTTCATTCTCTGATTGCTTTAACTTGTGGAGCTTTGATGATGTTTTACTCCCACGAGGTCTATGTGTTTGGCCATGGCCCTGAAACAGCAATCAAGCTGCAGGGATCTAGCCCCCACGATCAACTTCTGATAAAGACATCTGATTCTTTCTCTGGTTTGCTTCTCTTTACTGTTGGGTTTCTTTTATTCATGGTGGCTTTTGTCAAAGATAGAGAGTTCCAAAGCTTCTTTGCTAAAGGCTGCGTGTTGCTTCACCTAGCTATGGCCATATGGagagtttattttgagaggaagcTTGAGGATCTCGCCGGAGATTGGCCTCGACAAGTCGTTGGGGATGTTACATTGGCATTGTCATGGGTTTTCTTTCTTGTGTATTCATGGAGAGAAAAATACGATTGACTTCAGGTTCAACTTTTCTTTTATCTGGCATTACTGTTTAAAATTGTCAATTATGACTCTGCTTCTTAATTATGATGAGTTTGATGGAAATTGATATTGTTTTCACTGGTTTTTGCTACCATTATGTTTTGAGAATAGGGGGATTGGGAACTGGGAAGTGAGATAGAAATTGAAGATCAATTTGATTGTTTCCCGTTAACCGGATTGAGCTTGAATTTGGTTTCTGTTCTGTGTCTGGATATACAACACATTCATTTGCTCAATGCTGGCTATCTTCTGCAAGAGTGTGCATTTTGCCTTTctttatggttaaatcaatgTTCAACTCCATGCCAAAATGGCATTTTGGACCATGAATGTGACCCTGGAGTCGTAACCGGGGCAAGGAGCAACTCATGGCAGGCTTCTATGCAAAATGACATAAATAAACCAACATTGCATCGGCATGAGAAAGTGATGACTGTACAACTTGAGCAATTCTAGGTTGAGGAGTGCCTTTTGAAGAGATTTTTCTAGGAAGCATGAGTGTGATGATTAAACATGTGGAAATGTTTGTAGCATGCTGATAAAACATGCAATGTGACACATTCAGATTGCTAGAGAAGTAGGGAATTGGGAGTTTTGGGGCCATCAAGTGCAGAATCTTGGTCAGGACTTCACAATTTCGATTAACTTGTTTGATCTTTGTGCTAAAAGGTTTGATTTCCATCTCAGATAGCTGAGTTTATATATCTTGAAGGACACACTAACAATAGTATCGAGGTTTCAAGTCCCCAAAATGCAGATGATTTTGCCCCATTTCGAATACTCATCCCATCATATTTGTCTTGTGCTTTGTCTAATCATGTCAATGGCGCAGTATTGGAATTGGAACCTTGAGAGTTTCTTCTCTTCATTTATTGTTGGAAAAAGAACATCATAACTCCCTTTTAGCATGGGGAAAAGTACACTGATTCTGCAAATGTACTACGGTGATTCACTGCGAGGTCGGTTAATTGGTTAGAGGACAAGTTGCAAAACTAGATATCTTTGAAGCCCTGAGATCGAATTATAGTACCCATTTGTGTAGAATACTAACAATTCTGAGTTTTGGATGCCAAATGTTGTGGGAGTGTCTGCCCTCTAATTAATAGAAGTACACGTGAGCTAGGCCAAACACTCATTCAAACCTGGGAAAAGTAAAGTCATCAATATGTTTGTTAGCTTGGAGGCAGTGCTTTTATTTGAACTCTTTCCATGTCCTTGCCTCATTGATG
This window contains:
- the LOC120067716 gene encoding uncharacterized protein LOC120067716; this translates as MASSGFLLICMLHSLIALTCGALMMFYSHEVYVFGHGPETAIKLQGSSPHDQLLIKTSDSFSGLLLFTVGFLLFMVAFVKDREFQSFFAKGCVLLHLAMAIWRVYFERKLEDLAGDWPRQVVGDVTLALSWVFFLVYSWREKYD